actgcaaCATCCTCCTGTcttcaacatctgtgagtaaaacactttcttttctccccctttccatttcttttctcattctgaccttcaattggtgacttgcagcaactgaagggaaaggcagtgaatccagggagggtgcagaccctggaaaggttggtccaggtctctctctctcttaaagacattgacattctTTGTTCcaacagcttgacacatttatttgtctggctagaatggagggagtgtgtgtgggatggaaatTACAGttttgggggaaacaagatggaaaATAATATTCCATAAAAACAGAATTTGTCTTTTCtaaatttctatcctgtgctgagtaatgaattttggaatctccttttacaggatgtttcaagaggaggatttacagacagaaatctcaaaccagacATCATGTCAGCATCTGCCAAAGACATTCAGATTCACAgagcctgaatatcattggcctttgagTCTCGAGGGAGAAATGTTTGTTTTGactacttcaaaagattttaatcatcagtgtgattgaaagagcactgagacacacaccaaAGTGAGAGTCTTCCAGTTAACTGACTGTGGGAATAACTTAACAGCCTGaaaaaaaatcacaccattcatagcagggagagaccatacgtgttctgtgtgtgtgagccAAGCTGTCAACTGATTGCCAAACCTGGCGAGTCACGTAAACACCTGCcgaatggagaaaccatggaaatgtggggactgtgggaaaggatacaAAGTCCCATccgagctggaaattcatcgacgcagccacactggggagaggccgttcacctgccccgagtgtgggaagggattcaccaagtCATCCAACCTGAAGTTACATCAGAGAGTTCACACGGGAGAGAGGCcacacacctgctctcagtgtgcgaagggattcattgattcatccactctaaagaaacatcagcgaattcacaccagggaaaagccgttctcctgctctgagtgtgggaagggattcgctcagtcatcccacctgcagacacatcagcgaattcacaatggggagcggccttttacttgctccgcgtgtgggaaaggattccctcagttatccaacctgctgtcacaccagcgggttcacagtggggagagacctttcacatgctccatgtgtgggaaaggattcattgattcatccactctgcagagacaccagagagttcacaccggggagaggccattcacctgctctgagtgtgggaagcgaTTTGCTCAGTCTTACCACCTGCaaacacatcagcgaattcacaatggggagcggccttttacttgctctgcgtgtgggaagggattcactcagtcatcccacctgcagacacaccagcgagttcacagtggagagaggccattcacctgttctgtgtgtgggaagggatttatttgtTCATCCGAGCTGCTGAGACACCAAGGCAGTCACACTGATTAGAGACATTTTAGATGCTCTGATTGTGGTGTTAATTGTATCTGTTGGGTTTCAGTATCCACAGTATTGATTGGATGGTTACTTGAGCAAATATAAAGAGCCATTCTTCATGCCCGGTGGGCACTGCGGGGGTTGGGCTGCATCATTGACTCACAAGATAACATTTTAGTTTCAAGTTTTATAACTTTACTTTGATAATTTGTTTTTTGTTTCACTGCCCAGTCAATGTTATTGTTTGTTTTAAAGGAGCAGAAAGAGACGCTGACTGACATCAGGTGGTGGCAGGTGGTTTATAAATGGAACATTTCACTCTGTGAACAAATCCACACCAAATAGAGATTGAGTCCACCCTAAGGCTGGATTATTAATGGAGGTTCGAGCTCACACCAAACTGAAAGGTGAAGAAAAATACGccaccatttataaagggggaGATCAGGAATCAAAACCTCCATTCTGTTTACAGACCagtagtgagaggagaaatcagagctgtTTAAATTAATTCCCCTCCTTTCTGTAACAAGAAACACTGACTGACATGGAGTGGAGTGGGGTCAGGAGGTATTTACCtgtaatgtttcactctgtgaATAAATCCATACCAAGTACAGATTGGCTCCAGTTTCTTCCTTCACCATAAAGCTCTCAGGATTATAACATGGGAACACAGAATGCCTGCCGGATGGTGAAGGTTGAAAAATAATAGTTCAGACAGAATCTTACAATCCCAGTAGTTTTTGTGAGAAATAACTGAAGCAAGTGGAAATTGTCAGGGTCTGATTACTCGCCGATGTTCTCGGAATCTGAGCCATACGACCAGTGGAAGAATGAAGTGGAGATGTGGACACGGGTTACGTCCCCACCAAGGAGGAAACAAGGTCTGGCCTCGGCATCCTCACTTCCTAACAAAAGGAAAATCAGAAGCAAAGTATTCTGGGAGCTGGGTGCCCGTCAGTTGGATCCTGATTAAAGTTTGGATTTTCCATTAGGGTTTCATTGATgaggtttacaagaaagatgatctGTTGGATGTCTATGATGCATgactgattatcaagttcaataccctgagacttccctccatatccattgatccctttagtcccaagagctgtatctaattccttcttgaaattacacaatgttttggcctcaactattttctgtgatggTGAATTGCaaagattccccactctctgggtgaagaaatttcccctcacttcagacctaaaaggtttactccttatcctccaattatgacccctagttctggactcgcccaccttcgggaacgttctttctgaatctaccctgtctaatcctgttggaattttgtaagtttctatgagatcccctctaactcgtctaaactccaatgaatataatcctaaccgatttagtctctgctcatgacagtcccgctatcccaggaatcggcctggtaaaccttCCCCTCCATAGCAATaacatcctcagataaggaaaccaaaactgcacacaatactccaggtgtggcctcaccagtgccctatacaattgcagtaaaacatttctattccgatactcaaatacatttgctatgaaggccaacatacatttgccttctttactgcctgcttgctgtacctgcgcgcttactttcaataACTGATGTATGAggtcaccaaggtcttgctgagcatTCACCTCTTTCAAttaacatccattcaaataataatctgcccttcccatttttgctcccaaagcagataatctcacatttatctacattatactgcacaTATCATGCACATGCCCACTtactcagtctgtccaaatcccactgaagcatctctgcatcttcctcacagctcaccctcccacccaacgttgTACCATCTTCAAATTtgtagataatacatttagtttcctcgtccaaatcattaatatataatgtggacAGTTGGGGTCTTTGCAcacatccctgcggtaccccattgtcactgcctgccaatcggaaaaagacccatttattccaactttttgcttcctgttttcTATCCTTCTCaaaacactacccgtaatcccctgtgctttaactttacacagtaatctgccatgtgagaccttgtcaaaggccttctgaaagatCAGCATGAAGTGATCCAGTGATGAGTGTGTTTGTCacagactcattcaactgtgctgtgttagacggtGGCTGCACCCAACAGTATGTGGATCAGATTGTTGGAAATGTTACCCAGATTCGCCACATGGTGAAGATCGACACAAGGTTCAGGAGTATAAAATTCTTCTTGTTTCAATTTTGTGATATCAACACATTGAAGTCACTAAAAAGAGTGGGGATTCCATGCAGCATAGCTGGAGTCAGTCACTTTATCAGGACTAGTGAAATATCTTTATGTAGAGTAAACCTTCCATAAAAAGACACAAATACAACTGGATAGGGAGCAAGATAAAGCAATTGTTTTACAAAGTCAGTGGATGTGCAGTTTACGCAATCAGGTCATTATTGTATCCCCTGAACGATAGCTGATGTTTCTAATCAGAGTGTTTGAGAAGGATTAATGGCATCGGGTGATAGGAATCAGAGAGAAACAGCATTAAATACACATTGATCAATCCCCCATTGTCCAAATTCACTCATCTTTCAGCTCTCTGCTGAGTTCCACGTCCATTTTGAGATGAAAAATGTCACACTTTTTACCTGGTTTCTGAAAGTTTGCTTCTTGCAGTCATTCCAGCCAAAGGTCCGAGTGCAACTGAAGATTCCTCGTTGTTCTCCACAGGTGAACTTTCAACCTGTCTTCAAAACAGACTCTGCTGATTTCAGATTTGAACTTTATTgtcctttttctctcagaggattgtgcaaTGTTGgccctctctgcctcagaaggtggatGCAGGTTCATTGGATATGTTTAAGGTGGAGGTAGCTAGATGTTTATTAGACAAGAGAATCAAAGGTCATTGGGTAGTATGGAACTGGAGACacaaccaggtcagccatgatcttaatgaaaagtggaacaggctcgaggggccgaatggcctatttctgctcctatctcATACATCCTCATCTTTCAACTCGACAAAAAACATCTTTGTTAATTCCGTAGTTaacttgtctctccctctcttcgttACATGTTGTCGTACAGTCATATAGACAGACTGGGATTGTTTCCGCTGGAGTTTCGGAGAGTGAGGGGTTGATCTGATTGAAGTAAataagatcctgaacggtattGACAAAGTGGACATGGAAAGGAGGTTTCCTGTTGTGGACGTGTCCTGAAGTAGGGGGCACTGGTTTAAAATTAGGGGCCGTCCTTTTCGGACAGAGACAAGATTCTTTCtccctcagagggatgtgtgactttggaactctgccgcagaaggcgggtcactgaatatgtttaacacagaggtagatagattcttgttctttgttagagaatcaaaggttatcaggaatGTGGAGcttgaaatacaattggatcagccatgatcttatcaaatggcggagcagactcgaggggccgaatggccgactgctgtTCCTAATTCATAGTTTCAGATTAAAGTTCAATTTCCAGCCTTAAACATTTTAAATTCTCTTTTTGAGATAAGTTCGAAATGGCTTCGTTTTGAACCAAGAATTGGTTCTTTATTTGGCCAAGATCTTCCTTGGGCCACTTTAAGAACATCATCCAGATGCTGTTTCTGCTCAAGCAGAAAGGTTTGATATTCTCGTTTGGTCTGAGCTTTAAACAATTCTCAATCTGTCAGTTTCTCCTGATCCCATTCAGATCGGATTCCATTGAATTATTCCTGAACAACATCAACAGCCTCCTCGTTTTGGATCTTGCATTTTCTTTCTGAATCTTCCACACATTTCACCAATCAGTTTACACCAATCGTTCTGAGGTTGTGACTGGTCTTTTGATCTCAGTCCAGTGGTTTGGATTTTTCCCAGCTGTATCCTGCATCTCACTAACAGGACCATTTAGTTCAGTGTTAATGGTCATTAACCCTTTCTGCTCATTCCCAGATCTGGATGGTAGgatgctattaaaatgaatgtcttGTTTTTTTGCACAAGTAAAATCAAACAGCCAAGTACTTTGTAAGACATGTCTGGGCAGCAACTAAGAGAACAGAAGGAACAGGAAAGATTAGGGAACAGGCTGTTCTTTGACTATTAAATGTCTCAATTGCAGAGCACTGTGAGCCAGGAAGCAGGCTGGTCACAGATGAGGTGTTGAATAAAcaagtaagagagagagtgaggggaagccATCCCCAGGGAAACAGCTCAGCTACAGATGAAGTGCTGAAGACAAAAGGCCAGTTTGTGCAAAAGATAATTTTCTTTGCTAAACCGAAGACCATTCTCAAGTCCTGGTCACTTAGGCCGTATCGTGTGGTAGTTACTGGCTAGATTTGACCAATGGATTTatggttgttgtttgggaaaaggaggggtctcggtagagttgaggattatgtgGGAAATAGATGCCTTTGTGTTCCCCgtctttgagagactaagtgcttacTGTTAATGTGCCGAAGTATAAGATTATTCTTTGTAATGTTTCATTATCTTTCATCTACTTTACTGAAGACTTTTATTGTTGTTCAATGAAAGAGGGTTGAGTTCTCACTGTTTCCACAGACCTGTCTCACTAATATCTAAAAAGACAAGCCACCACACAAACCAGTGTAacaggtgaaatgaaaatgaaatgaaaatcgcttattgtcacaaggaggcttcaatgaagttactgtgaaaatcccctagccgccacttgttcggggaggctggtacgggaattgaaccttgctgctggcctgcttggtctgctttaaaagccagtgatttagcccagtgtgctaaaccagtccctagttGGAACACTCTCCCACTTCCACGGCGTTTCGGATCAGCTTTCAGTCCTTTCTGTGCTGGTGTTTGATTTGGAAATTCTGAAAAACCTTCCGCCGCCTCTTTAGTGTCCGTTACTAGAATTGTTCCATCGATATAGTCTCTTCCATCAATTTGTTCCTTAACTGGATCACGGGTAACTGAGGGATGTCACGAGAAACATCTTtatccagcgagtggtgagaatgtggaactcgctaccacagcgagtggttgaggtgaacagcatgaatacattgaaggggaagctagatacatacatgagggagaaaggaatagaaggatatgctgatgggggagatgaagagggctgggtggaggctcatgtggagcattgatactgacagagaccaatcaagatgactggcctgaccctgtgctgtagactcaatgtaaCAGaggcaaatgtatttattttagatccaaCTGTAGTGGGggaaaacactatttactatccagggtaaaataaatgtccttcatcagctttttaGGGTAATCTCAGTGGAAATATGCTCTCCCAGGCTGTTACAATCCCGGTCGGGACTGTTAATATTTAAAGAGAAATCCAAACACTCAATAATTAACTAAAAGAACCGAACCACAGGACTACATTCCTCTTAGCAAAACTTTAATGGAAATTAAACAAAATGAATAAAGTTCATGCTACTAACCTAACACTATGATTGGTAATTATTTAAGTTCTAATCCCATTCTACATTCAGTTCCACCCAACGGTTCCCTTGCACACCAGTtgacgaggacccaggttcgatcccggccccgggtcactgtctgtgtggaaattgcacattctccccgtgtctgcgtgggtctcacccccacaagccaaagttgTGCAGTGTAAGTCGGTTAccaatgctaaattgacccttaactgaaaaaaaaaattgtgtactctgaatttatttattaTTAAAATCTGTATGAATATTGGCCTCGGGGGCATTATACAGGAGACGAATCCAGGAGGCAAATGTATGACCGATTGCAAATTTccccaaaatctcaaataaatagtTCCATTCCAGCCTATCAAATGTTTTTCAGCATCCAAAGACACAATGACCTCAGGCTCCAGagcagtggagggggagaggacaaTGTTTAAGAGGCGTTGAGCATTGGCCGACAACGGCcatcccttcacaaagcctgtccaatcttCAGGCACGATAACTGGGAGACACGGCTCCAGCTGGAACGACGCCCTCAGCCAACAGCTTAACATCGGTGTTCAGAAGTGAAATGGGTCGCTACGACCCACCTTCTACTGGGTCTTTGTCCCCCTTGAGGAGCAAAGAAATTGAGGCTCGAGTGAGGGTCAGGGGTAGTGACCCcctgcacagcgagtggttaaacaTGTCCATTAACAAAGGTATGAGCTGCTCCGAGAACATTTCTAAAATTCAGCTGGGAAGCTGTCCGGACCTGGGGCTTTGCCAGATTGCAGCTGCCCAATACACATCAATATTCCTGCCCGGCACAGGGGGGAATCCAATTCCCATCTCCTGCCTCCCTCTCCGGTCGGGAAATGTAAACCATCCAAAAAAACCATCATACCTGATGTGTTTggaggctccgactcatacagctcaCGGTGATATGAACCGAAAGCTGCATTAACCTGGAGAGGAGCTGATCCAGGTTACCTTCCTTATTCCGAAGGTGAtcagccttctccccatgtttgtgcaaGGTGTCCCTGGAACACCGTAACTGACCCACAGCCTTATCCATAGATACCAGTTCAAATTGGAGCTGTAATTTCTTCCTGTACGTCAGTCGCTCCGGTGTTGGGACAAGTGAATATTGGCGGTCAACTTCCAAAATGGAGTCCACCAGTCTTTGTCGCTCCAATCTCTGTTTTCATGGTGTGAGCTTTGTGTGAGATCATTTCCCCCATGATTACATCTTTAGGGCCTCCCAGAGTGTGGAAGGAGATATTGACTCTGATTTGTTGAGCTTTGGCCGCAGACAACCACTCACAACATTTGTCATCAGACCTCAGCGTGGTGTCGAGTCTCCAAGGTGGGCGTTGGGAAGGGCCAAAATCAACAAAATGAGGGGCGCGGTCAGAGAGGACAATTGCCGAATATTCGACTGCCGccactgaagggaggagggacttagCAACAATAAAACATCAATTTGGGAATAACAAGACTCCACTAAAATTATACTTAAGCTCCTATTCACAAACTTACccagtcagaatgaacatggttcagtcctggatgtgattaacagcagcaataacagcagaatccaacccctgtcatcacttgtgaacccgctggtgtctccgcaggtgtgttgactgagtgaatcccttcccccgCAACGTGAAGGTGACCGGCCTCTCcacggtgtgaactcgctgatgtttctgcaggctggatgaATTTCTGAATCCcttctcatagatttcatagaatttacagtgtagaaggaggccattcggcccatcgagtctgcaccggctcttggaaagagcaccctacccaaggccaacacctccaccctatccccataacccagtaaccccacccaaccctaagggcaattttggacactaagggcaatttatcaaccccaatccacctaacctgcacatctttggactgtgggaggaaactggagcacccggaggaaacccactgagggcagatgaatggcctctccccactgtgaatttgttggtgtctccgcaggctggatgaatgtctgaatcctttcccacactgagagcaggtgaatggcttctctccagtgtgaattcgctggtgtatccgcagtgtggataactgaataaatcccatcccacactgagagcaaatgaatagcttctccccagtgtgaactcgctgatgtttccacagggtggatgaatgtccGAATTCGTTCCCACACtgaaggcaggtgaatggcttctccccagtgtgaacccgctggtgtgtctgtaggtgggataactgagtgaatcccttctcacactgagagcaggtgaacggcctctccccagtgtgactgcgtcgatgagattccagctctgatgggaaactgtatcccttcccacaatccccacatttccacggtttgtcCATgtcttgggtctcctcgtgtctctccaggtccaACAGTCagttgaaacctcgtccacacacacaacacgtgtacagtctctccccgctgtaaatggtgcgatgtgttttcaggctgtgtaactggttaaagctctttccacagtcagtgctctggaacactctcactcgggtgtgtgtgtctcggtgcttttccagtcacactgatggttaaaatcttttgaagtcaacaggtcgggcaaacatttctccttccagatttaatggtcgatgaaccgagtgactgtcagatctagacgtgatgtttgagatttctgtctgtaaatcctatccttttaacatcctgtaaaaggagtttacaaaagacattatTGTCAGTACAgggtagaaattcagaacagattattttaatttctttggaacattctttcctctctcattcccaaaagctgtaaatctccgccccacacactctccctccattctcactcggctgtatctaatattcaccctcccaattctcctgaagatgctgattcaggctgattgacagatccatgctcactgcttcctgtcctggacacagagatcataagaaataggagctgcagttggccattcggcccatcgagcctactcgaccattcaatgagataattggctgacctacctcagcaccattttcccaaactATTCCCCAGTTCCCTCGATCtcttcaatatcgagaaacctatcagtgtctgtcttgaaaatacttgatgactgaggcttcacagtcctctggggtagagaattccaaagtttcaccacatcctcgagtgaagaaatccctcctcatctcagctttctctccattttcctgccttttccccataaccctcgaccacCTCGCAGGTTTCGATGGGGGAGCGGTGATGGTGAGcgtgccttttgtttctctttgtttgtggctaagaggatgggggaggggtggactgtAAGGGCGGAGGGAAGTCAGCGGCCTTGgccgggggccaccatgctagctgggcgggctagttaacgggggtgaagtgggcagttggcaggaggaaggggtggggtgggggggtggggggtgattgagttgtttttttgtttgggtgatgggggtggggggggggggggggaagagggtttcTGAATTGACtgcggttggtgtggcgcagttgggaagggagagatggcggcAGATTTCGGAAGGCGGGTCTGGTGACCCGGGTTGGGGGCTGGCTTAAAATGGGATCTGGCTGATCGgcaagggaaccccccccccccccccccccccccccgcccaggctgGTCAGgtggaacgtgcgagggttgaatgggccgattaaacggTCACATGTTTTTGCGCATTGGAGGAGCCTGAAGGCGGAtgttgtgttcttgcaggagacaatcctgaagttgggggatcagacgaggctgaggaaggggatgGTGTGGCAGGGGTTCCACTCGGGGTTCGACATGAAGACGAGGCGGTGGTGGTGTTGGTTAATATGAcagtggcttttgaggtggggagcatctTGGCCGATTGGAGGGGTAGGTGTGTGACCGTCAGTGGGAAGTTGGGGGGGATGCCGGTATTCCTGATTAATGTCCAGAATTGGGACGAGGTTgactttatgaggcgggtgttagggaagatcccagacctggacaaTGCACCGGATGATTATGGAGGGTAATGTTGATACGATCCTGGATCCGAGTTTGGATCGGTCGAGTTTTAAgtcggaggggggaggagggtcatgAAGCACCTCAGGGGGTGGACCCacagaggtttgggaggccgagggagaaggagttttcGTATTTCTCCCGTACGCACcgggtgtattcccggatcgacAGTTTTGTTATGGACAAGGTGCTGTGGGCCAGGGTGGCCGACTCGGACTACTCGGTGATTGTGGTTTCCGGCCAcgtgccgcactgggtggatttgtgggtGGTGAAGCGGGAGGCCCAATGGCCGCAgtagaggttagatgtggggctattggcgaatgagggagtgtgtgagcgagtgacggCTTCCACACGGGGCTATGTGGAGttcaacgacacgggggaggtcatagccaccacgctgtgggaggcacttaaggcagcAGTTAGGGGGGAATTTATTTCAATCGATGTGCATAGAGAGAGGGTGGAGCGTGAGGAGAGGGCGACGCTGGTAGGGGATATTCTGAGGGTGGATCAGAGGGACTCggtggcactggaggagaggttgttaaaggagagacagaggctccagatggagttttggttggtgtccacggggcagttgcggagggccagaggggcagtgtatgagtggggaaaaggcgagcaggatgctgggccATCAGCTGAAGAagcaggcagcggcgagggagattggaacaGTGAGGAACGAGAGGGGCatctggagggggtgaatggggcatttgaggccttctataggAGGCTGTACGTGATTAAGCCCCAACCAGGAAGGAGAGGTCGagacggttcctggatgggttggagttccccaaggtggagggggtgagggtttggggctgaaggaggtctgtgtgtatgtgtatgggcCCCGTGGGTGAAGCAGGTGTTCCTGGAGAtgggatgggagggggcggggtgttgctgaatttgacaaattattattgggtggcgaacattgcgatggtgagaaaatgggtgatggaggagagatcggtgtgtgggtgggtggaggtAGCATCGTGTAGGGGCACGGGTTTGAGGGCACAGTTGTTGGCACCTTTTCTGTTCTCCCCGGTCAGGAACTCCGTGAGCCCGGTGGTGGTTTCAGCGTTTTGGGTGTGGGGTCAGTGCTGGCAGCATTTCGGGCTGGAGGACatgtcggtgtgggcaccgataccTGACAACCACAGCTTTGTGCCGGCGGGGCTGGATAcgaggttccgggggtggcggcaggtcGGAGAGAGAACTTTAGAGACTTGTTCACAGGGGGGAAATTTGCGagactggaggagttggaggaattgtgaGAGTTGCCAAAAGGGAACGGCTTTAGGTTCCTGCAGGTGAGATATTTCTTGAGGAGAGAGGTGCTGTTCTTCCCGGGGCTGCCGCCTCCGGTGTTGCAGGACAAGTTCAGaggatgatataggggaggggacgGTATCGGATATCTACAGGGAATTGATGGAGAGGGTGGGTGCCCCGGGGGAGGAGATtaagagcaaatgggaggaggggttgggaggggaggtgcAGCCGGGACATGGGCCGAGGTCGTGCGGAAAGTGAATGCGTCCTCGCCGTGTGCGAGGTTgagctcatccagtttaaggtggtgcatagggcccacatgatggtggtgaggat
This portion of the Scyliorhinus torazame isolate Kashiwa2021f chromosome 5, sScyTor2.1, whole genome shotgun sequence genome encodes:
- the LOC140420133 gene encoding uncharacterized protein; the encoded protein is MEKPWKCGDCGKGYKVPSELEIHRRSHTGERPFTCPECGKGFTKSSNLKLHQRVHTGERPHTCSQCAKGFIDSSTLKKHQRIHTREKPFSCSECGKGFAQSSHLQTHQRIHNGERPFTCSACGKGFPQLSNLLSHQRVHSGERPFTCSMCGKGFIDSSTLQRHQRVHTGERPFTCSECGKRFAQSYHLQTHQRIHNGERPFTCSACGKGFTQSSHLQTHQRVHSGERPFTCSVCGKGFICSSELLRHQGSHTD